The Halichoerus grypus chromosome 9, mHalGry1.hap1.1, whole genome shotgun sequence genome has a window encoding:
- the GTF2H4 gene encoding general transcription factor IIH subunit 4 — translation MESTPSRGGLNRVHLQCRNLQEFLGGLSPGVLDRLYGHPATCLAVFRELPSLAKNWVMRMLFLEQPLPQAAVALWVKKEFSKAQEESTGLLSGLRIWHTQLLPGGLQGLILNPIFRQNLRIALLGGGKAWSDDTSQLGPDKHARDVPSLDKYAEERWEVVLHFMVGSPSAAVSQDLAQLLSQAGLMKSTEPGEPPCITSAGFQFLLLDTPAQLWYFMLQYLQTAQSRGMDLVEILSFLFQLSFSTLGKDYSVEGMSDSLLNFLQHLREFGLVFQRKRKSRRYYPTRLAINLSSGVSGAGGTSHQPGFIVVETNYRLYAYTESELQIALIALFSEMLYRFPNMVVAQVTRESVQQAIASGITAQQIIHFLRTRAHPVMLKQTPVLPPTITDQIRLWELERDRLRFTEGVLYNQFLSQVDFELLLAHARELGVLVFENSAKRLMVVTPAGHSDVKRFWKRQKHSS, via the exons ATGGAGAGCACCCCCTCAAGGGGTGGACTGAACCGAGTACACCTACAATGCAGGAATCTGCAGGAATTCCTAGGCGGCCTGAGCCCTGGCGTATTAGACCGATTGTATGGGCATCCTGCCACCTGTCTGGCTGTCTTCAG GGAGCTCCCATCTTTGGCTAAGAACTGGGTGATGCGGATGCTCTTTCTGGAGCAGCCTTTGCCACAAGCCGCCGTGGCCCTGTGGGTGAAAAAGGAGTTCAGCAA AGCTCAAGAGGAAAGTACAGGGCTGCTGAGTGGCCTCCGTATCTGGCACACCCAGCTGCTCCCTGGTGGTCTCCAGGGCCTCATCCTCAACCCCATCTTCCGCCAGAACCTCCGCATTGCCCTTCTGGGTGG GGGCAAGGCCTGGTCTGATGACACAAGTCAACTGGGTCCAGACAAGCACGCCCGGGATGTTCCCTCACTTGACAAGTACGCCGAGGAGCGATGGGAG GTGGTACTGCACTTCATGGTGGGCTCCCCCAGTGCAGCCGTCAGCCAGGATTTGGCTCAACTCCTCAGCCAGGCTGGGCTCATGAAGAG CACTGAACCTGGAGAACCACCCTGCATTACTTCGGCCGGCTTCCAGTTCCTATTGCTGGACACCCCTGCCCAGCTGTGGTACTTTATGTTGCAGTATCTGCAGACAGCCCAG AGTCGGGGCATGGACCTAGTGgagattctttccttcctcttccagctCAGTTTCTCTACTCTGGGCAAG GATTATTCTGTGGAAGGTATGAGTGATTCTTTGTTGAATTTCCTGCAACATCTGCGTGAGTTTGGGCTTGTTTTCCAGAGGAAG AGGAAATCTCGGCGTTACTACCCCACACGCCTGGCCATCAATCTCTCATCAGGAGTTTCTGGAGCTGGGGGTACCAGCCATCAGCCAGGCTTCATCGTCGTGGAAACAAATTACCGACTGTACGCCTACACTG AGTCGGAGCTGCAGATCGCCCTCATTGCCCTGTTCTCAGAGATGCTCTATCGATTCCCCAACATGGTGGTGGCGCAGGTGACCCGGGAGAGCGTGCAGCAGGCCATCGCCAGTGGTATCACAGCCCAGCAG ATCATCCATTTCCTAAGGACAAGGGCCCACCCAGTGATGCTCAAACAG ACGCCTGTGCTGCCGCCCACCATCACAGACCAGATTCGGTTGTGGGAGCTAGAAAGGGACAGACTCCGGTTCACTGAGG GTGTCCTGTATAACCAGTTCCTGTCGCAAGTGGACTTTGAGCTGCTGCTGGCCCACGCTCGGGAGCTGGGCGTGCTGGTGTTCGAGAACTCGGCCAAGCGGCTGATGGTAGTGACCCCGGCCGGGCACAGCGACGTCAAGCGCTTCTGGAAGCGGCAGAAGCACAGCTCCTGA